The genomic region TGCTGGTCAAACCAACTGACTAAACCTCGTTGTAGAAATTGTAAGATTATTGCCAGTTCTACCCAATCGCTTAAATTAATACCTGGTTGCTTTTGAGCGAATTCTATGGCGGAATCTTCCATGGCTAAAGTCTGAAACAATGATTGCGGTACTTCACTTTTCACCAGTTTTGCCCAACTGGCCCAAGGACCACTTTCCCCCGGTATCCCACCAAATCCCAGTAAGTTTTTTTGTTCATACATCCAACTCAATAGGTTCTCTTGTATCCGTTGCCAACTGCTGACACCCCGGCCAATTCCCTCACATATTTCCTTTATATCCCTATTAACTGTACTAAACTGATCTAATGATTTAGCTATTTGTTGCAGTTGGGACAGGTTTAAAGCATGTTTTTGATTGGGATCTAAGTATCGTAAAAATTCAGTTAAATTTTCTTCAGTACTAGCACTGATAATTTCTCTTACTGCTGATGTAATTACCTCTGTGGCCTGGTTTTGCTCCTCCCACCGCTGCCATTGACTTTGAACCGTTCTTATTGCCCTTAAACTACGATTGGCTTTGCCTCTTTTGGTCTCATCTTTCTCATTTTCTACTTGAAGTTGTATATCCCTGGTGCGATCGCTCAGAGCTAATTCAAATACCTCCCCCGTATCTACACTTATACCGTTGAGTAACATTTGGTAAATTTGATCCACGGAGCTAATTTTGCCTTTTAGTGTGTTACTGACTATCTCGTCGATTAAAGCTAGGTAGCGATCGCGTAAAGGAAGAGATTCGGACATAGGGAGATTAGAAACAGGTGAAGATAGAAATCCTATAGACATAATAACATTTTTAGATATTGGATATGGCAACGTTCTTTAAAATATTCATAGGGCCAATGTCCTTAACTAGCTGCATTTGTGCGGAATTTTTAACCAATAAACTACCTGCAAAGCCCAGGGAATTGACAGGAATGGAGACAAAATCCTCCTTTAATCTTGGTACAACCAACATCCAATTTCGGGTTGCCAGAAAATTGTAGGCTGCGGATTGTTTACGATCATCAGTTGCTGTAATGCTGACCATATCTAACAAAGCATAATACTTGGATAGGATATCTTGAGGAGTTTCATTGGGGGAAAAAGTAGTGAAAGCATGAAGGAAAGGAAATGCTGGTATGGTAGTAATGCCATTTTCCAACTTAGCTGTAGCCAATAATGGTGCTATGGGAATTTCAGTTCCAGCTAGGGGAATAATTTGTAAATGTTTATGGCGCTGACTAGCACCAGCAACCTTACCGCCATTATAGAATGCCAGTCCATCAAATTCTGCTAAACAGGCCCACATTGCTGCAAAATCTTCCCCGGTCAGGAGACTCTCTTGTTCTACGAAAGCACGGGTAATAATCAATAGGTGATAATCAACCACATTGAACTTATTCAATATACAAACATGAGTTTCTGAGATATCAGCTACAAATAGATCTTCTTGATATGGCAGAAAAGGGTTAAAGTCTGTTCCGTAAACCTTAATAGTTTGGTCTTGTTTTTTTTGGGCACTTTGTTTGCAATTCAGGTTAGACAATATTCGTACTAAAAAGATTACTCCATCTTGTTCAATGAATTCAGACTCAGTAGATACGGGTGTGAGCGCACCGCAATGTAAAGCATGCTGAGTAGTTTCTTGGAGTTTTTTCCACAATGTCCCAGGAGGGAGTAAGATTTGACTGTGTGTCATGGAAAACGATTCTGGGAGAGGTTCAATCAGTTCTCATGATAAGTGACATCATAACTAACAAAGTGTTGAAACTAAAGAAATATTAATCATTAAAACATGAAAGTTATTTTTTTGTACGTTACATGTAAAGATCGGGATGAAGCTCTTAGTATAGGTAAGCTACTAGTGCAAGAGCATCTTGTAGCCTGTGCTAACATAGTAGAAAGTATGGATAGTATCTACTGGTGGAATAGTGAAATACAGGTAGAAAGAGAAGCAATTTTAATTATGAAATCTCGCCAAGACCTATTTACACAAATAAATGACAAGATAAATTCCGTACATTCCTACGATACACCTTGTATTGTGGCTGTGCCAATTGATTATATAAGTGAGACTTATTTAAGCTGGCTAATGAAAGAAACAAAAACATTATAAAATATGCGAGCAAAAAACATTGAACTACTTTAACAACTGCATAGCATCATTGAAAAATTGACGATATAGATATCTAGTAATGAAAATTGCCGTTAGTAAATTAACCAGGACTACCATAAAAACGATAAGAATTTGGTAGGATAAGGCTTCCAGCGGTGACATACCTGCCAGTAATTGTCCGCTACTAAAAGTAGGTATGGTTACCATCCCCATGAACATCATTTGATTAAGTGTGGGAAAAAGAGCTGTTCTAATTGCGTCTCGGCGATATTGACTAACAGCTTGTTGTGGCGTTGCGCCTAAACTCAGATGGGTTTCGATTTCTTGAGGAAATTGACGAATACTGCTAACTAATCTTTCCCCTGCTACTGCTGCTGCATTCATGGCATTGGCAAGCAATATAGCGGATATAGGAATTAAATAACGTGGTTCATACCATAGATCAGGTTTAATAATGAGAAAGTTTATATAAATAAGAATTAGTGATGTACTGACAAAAATAGTTGTCCAAACCAGGGGAAGTAAGAAAGAAACTTTTGTACTGATACGGTTTCTGGCTACAATAGCTGTAATTGTCAACATAACCAGGAAAAACCCCCCAATAACCCAAACATTATCAGTGGCAAAAACGAAATCTAAAACGTATGCCAACACGACCAATTGGAAAAAGCTTCGCAACCCTGCTATGACTAGGTTTAATTCCAGTCCCAATTTTTCCCAGACGGATAAACCAATGGTAATAGCCATTAAACCCAGAGCAAAACCCAAATCTGTAATGTCCAACTTAACTAAATCTGACATAGTTCAGTAATACTAGTATATGACCATATAATAAATAGTATGACTAACCAGTACAATTAGAATAGGCGAAAATAATAGCCATTCCTATTAGAACAATACTTTTCGGTCTGATCCCTATCCCGCAATTAAGATGAAAACCATGATCCAAGGTGTAAATTCCGTTCCCGCATTTGATATCAAACAGCAATATTCGGCCATTGAGTCCAAAATTAGTCGTGCTGTGTTAGAGGTTCTCAGTTCCGGACGTTACATTGGTGGCCCTGGAGTGGAGGGGTTTGAACAGCAATTTGCTGCTTATCATGGTGTTAACGAGTGTGTAGCTTGTAATTCCGGTACTGATGCCTTGTATTTATCGCTACGTGCTTTGGATATTGGGGCGGGGGACGAGGTGATTACCACACCCTTTAGCTTTTTTGCGACCACGGAAGTGATTAGTGCGGTAGGGGCTACACCTGTATTTGTAGATATTGAACCCACTACGTTTAACTTGGATGTGAGCAAAATTTCAGCAGCTATTACCAAAAAAACTAAAGCTATAATGCCCGTGCACCTGTTTGGGTTGCCTGTGGATATGAAAGCTTTGATGGAGATTGCTCACTCCCATAATTTAGCTGTTATTGAGGATTGCGCTCAAGCTACAGGTGCGAGTTGGGAGGGAAAAAAGGTTGGCAGTATGGGAAATATTGGGTGTTTTAGCTTTTATCCCACTAAAAATTTGGGGGGTTGTGGTGATGGGGGAGCAATCACCACTAACGATAGAGAAATAGCGAACAAAATTAGACTCTTAAAAGAACATGGTAGCAAGACAAGATATATTCATGAGGAAGTAGGTGTAAATAGTCGTTTAGATGCTCTCCAAGCTGCAATCTTGCAAATCAAACTACCCTATTTGGATATTTGGAATGAACAACGGCAAAAAATAGCCGCCTATTATTATCAACATCTGGGGCAAATTTCTGGGATTACCGCACCGCAAGAATTATTGGGGGGGATAGGAGTTTGGAATCAATATACTATTCGCGTTTCCAGTCAAGATAGAAATGGTGCTAGTTCTAAA from Cylindrospermopsis curvispora GIHE-G1 harbors:
- a CDS encoding DegT/DnrJ/EryC1/StrS family aminotransferase produces the protein MIQGVNSVPAFDIKQQYSAIESKISRAVLEVLSSGRYIGGPGVEGFEQQFAAYHGVNECVACNSGTDALYLSLRALDIGAGDEVITTPFSFFATTEVISAVGATPVFVDIEPTTFNLDVSKISAAITKKTKAIMPVHLFGLPVDMKALMEIAHSHNLAVIEDCAQATGASWEGKKVGSMGNIGCFSFYPTKNLGGCGDGGAITTNDREIANKIRLLKEHGSKTRYIHEEVGVNSRLDALQAAILQIKLPYLDIWNEQRQKIAAYYYQHLGQISGITAPQELLGGIGVWNQYTIRVSSQDRNGASSKYRDWVRTALQERGVSTMVYYPVPLHLQPVYQCLGYECGKLPVCEAACHQVISLPMFPELTQEQQDRVIYSLKDCLS
- the cutA gene encoding divalent-cation tolerance protein CutA, with translation MYVTCKDRDEALSIGKLLVQEHLVACANIVESMDSIYWWNSEIQVEREAILIMKSRQDLFTQINDKINSVHSYDTPCIVAVPIDYISETYLSWLMKETKTL
- a CDS encoding ATP adenylyltransferase family protein, whose product is MTHSQILLPPGTLWKKLQETTQHALHCGALTPVSTESEFIEQDGVIFLVRILSNLNCKQSAQKKQDQTIKVYGTDFNPFLPYQEDLFVADISETHVCILNKFNVVDYHLLIITRAFVEQESLLTGEDFAAMWACLAEFDGLAFYNGGKVAGASQRHKHLQIIPLAGTEIPIAPLLATAKLENGITTIPAFPFLHAFTTFSPNETPQDILSKYYALLDMVSITATDDRKQSAAYNFLATRNWMLVVPRLKEDFVSIPVNSLGFAGSLLVKNSAQMQLVKDIGPMNILKNVAISNI
- a CDS encoding ABC transporter permease, translated to MSDLVKLDITDLGFALGLMAITIGLSVWEKLGLELNLVIAGLRSFFQLVVLAYVLDFVFATDNVWVIGGFFLVMLTITAIVARNRISTKVSFLLPLVWTTIFVSTSLILIYINFLIIKPDLWYEPRYLIPISAILLANAMNAAAVAGERLVSSIRQFPQEIETHLSLGATPQQAVSQYRRDAIRTALFPTLNQMMFMGMVTIPTFSSGQLLAGMSPLEALSYQILIVFMVVLVNLLTAIFITRYLYRQFFNDAMQLLK